The following proteins come from a genomic window of Brevibacillus antibioticus:
- the lepB gene encoding signal peptidase I, producing MKEVLGWIRSITFAVVFALVLGIFVFQPFKVDGHSMDPTLQDEQRIYVSKLSHTFSYLPDYGDIVVIDSRVERNRTLMDDIMGHPLVSLATGQGDDHTMYVKRVIGRPGDVLEFKDNKVYRNGEALNEPYIKETMDYVADGKITVPADHVFVMGDNRNHSTDSRDIGFIPLDHVMGTMIENPLNK from the coding sequence ATGAAAGAAGTTTTGGGATGGATTCGATCGATAACCTTTGCTGTCGTTTTCGCTCTTGTCCTCGGAATTTTTGTATTTCAACCGTTCAAAGTTGATGGGCATTCCATGGACCCTACCTTACAAGACGAACAGCGCATATATGTGTCTAAACTATCACACACGTTTTCTTATTTGCCAGATTACGGCGATATTGTCGTGATCGACAGCCGGGTAGAGCGAAACCGTACATTGATGGACGATATCATGGGGCATCCCTTGGTGTCGCTGGCCACAGGTCAAGGCGATGATCACACGATGTATGTCAAGCGGGTCATTGGAAGACCAGGCGACGTACTGGAGTTCAAAGACAACAAGGTGTATCGAAACGGTGAGGCATTGAACGAACCGTACATCAAAGAAACGATGGATTATGTAGCAGACGGAAAGATCACGGTTCCAGCCGATCATGTTTTTGTCATGGGAGATAACCGGAATCACAGCACAGATTCCCGCGATATTGGTTTTATTCCTCTGGATCATGTGATGGGAACCATGATCGAAAATCCTCTCAATAAGTAA
- a CDS encoding helix-turn-helix domain-containing protein: MPSILIADRDQNERIGIGWLVNSYAIPYDRVHSAGTMEDVFEMMEAHTPEVLCIELDMIGRGQWDRLKLLVDQYRPTVVVSTSEATFERAMQGIGLFARDLWLKPQTPEYIRRILTRCCQERLDRKRMNEVKGTGSDNNRDVSYLDLFFPGHTQAKSYSLMLAQLEDPKRHPELLRFFEEYPFRDKPNLLPLGETIVGVFPMDAAVSPSTLHQMGKRLLMDWEANNDAPLFLVMYDASNHEQSLNETYAEASQALQVRFFKGYRQVTIVDNRVNWTMIDPFLTPAEQRTWVEMLDEGNREELKQWLYTHFFYKEEPYPEPGLLRIRLTSILAQVRRYMISRGLDSAPLEEEYHRVFETILYSPILYRIVVELLLFINQLLDAAHTPIDESRVDVVEQAIRYIEGRYTDPALRLEEVARYIDRSPSYFSTLLAQKQGSSFRQILTSLRVKEARRLLLETSMSVQEVAERCGFINANYFSKIFKEKTGTTPRLLRNQKKR; the protein is encoded by the coding sequence ATGCCCAGCATTTTGATAGCAGATCGAGACCAGAACGAACGAATCGGGATCGGATGGCTCGTCAACAGCTATGCCATTCCGTATGACAGGGTGCATAGTGCCGGAACCATGGAAGACGTTTTCGAAATGATGGAAGCGCATACACCGGAAGTACTCTGTATTGAACTGGACATGATCGGGCGCGGGCAGTGGGACCGGCTGAAGCTTCTGGTGGATCAGTATCGTCCGACCGTTGTGGTGAGCACATCAGAGGCGACGTTCGAGCGTGCGATGCAGGGGATTGGACTTTTTGCACGTGATCTATGGCTGAAGCCACAGACACCGGAATACATCAGGAGAATCTTGACGAGATGCTGTCAGGAGCGCTTGGATCGGAAGCGAATGAACGAAGTGAAGGGAACGGGATCAGACAACAACAGGGATGTCTCATATCTTGACCTGTTTTTCCCTGGGCATACACAAGCCAAGTCTTATTCGCTCATGCTGGCTCAATTGGAGGATCCGAAGCGGCATCCGGAACTGCTGCGCTTTTTTGAGGAATATCCGTTTCGCGACAAACCAAATCTTTTGCCGTTAGGGGAGACCATTGTGGGTGTTTTTCCCATGGATGCTGCGGTCTCGCCTTCTACGCTCCACCAAATGGGCAAGCGTTTGCTGATGGACTGGGAAGCAAACAATGATGCGCCGCTCTTTTTGGTTATGTATGACGCAAGCAACCATGAGCAGAGCTTGAACGAAACGTATGCGGAAGCGAGCCAAGCCCTGCAAGTGCGCTTTTTCAAAGGATATCGGCAAGTGACGATCGTTGACAATCGTGTGAATTGGACGATGATTGACCCATTTTTGACACCCGCCGAACAGCGCACGTGGGTTGAAATGCTGGATGAAGGAAATCGGGAGGAGTTGAAGCAGTGGCTGTATACACACTTCTTTTACAAGGAAGAGCCTTATCCAGAGCCAGGACTGTTGCGTATTCGGCTGACGAGTATTTTGGCCCAAGTCAGACGGTACATGATATCACGTGGTCTTGACTCTGCACCTTTGGAAGAAGAGTATCACCGGGTTTTCGAAACGATTCTGTACTCGCCGATCTTGTATCGGATCGTAGTGGAACTGCTGCTGTTCATCAATCAGCTTCTTGATGCCGCTCATACTCCCATCGACGAGTCCCGTGTAGATGTCGTGGAACAGGCGATTCGCTATATAGAAGGACGTTACACCGATCCTGCGTTGCGTCTGGAGGAAGTCGCACGCTATATCGACCGTAGCCCTTCCTATTTCAGTACGCTGCTCGCCCAAAAGCAAGGAAGCTCTTTTCGCCAGATACTCACATCGTTGCGGGTAAAAGAAGCACGCCGATTGCTCCTTGAGACATCCATGTCTGTTCAAGAGGTGGCAGAGCGGTGCGGATTCATTAACGCCAATTATTTCAGTAAAATTTTTAAGGAAAAGACAGGGACAACTCCACGTTTGTTACGAAATCAGAAGAAAAGATAG
- the hutU gene encoding urocanate hydratase, which translates to MTTTQTVEQMIQAFSGTQLHTKGWVQEAALRMLLNNLNPDVAERTEDLVVYGGIGKAARNWECFDAIVKTLQTLESDETLLIQSGKPVAVFKSHTDAPRVLLANSNLVPAWANWEHFHELDKKGLMMYGQMTAGSWIYIGSQGIVQGTYETFAELARQHFEGTLTGTITVTAGLGGMGGAQPLAVSLNGGVSINIEVDPTRIQRRLDTKYLDVMTDSLDEAIRLAEEAKRDKKGISIGLLGNAPEVLNAMLARDFIPDVLTDQTSSHDPLNGYIPIGMSMEEAAELRTRDPKAYESRAKASIAEHVRAMLAMQEKGAVTFDYGNNIRQVAKNEGVEDSFRFPGFVPAYIRPQFCEGKGPFRWVALSGDPEDIYKTDEVILREFSYNTHLCNWIRMAQERIQFQGLPSRICWLGYGERARFGQIINEMVARGELSAPIVIGRDHLDSGSVASPNRETEAMKDGSDAVADWPILNAMINAVGGASWVSVHHGGGVGMGYSLHAGMVIVADGTPEAARRLERVLTTDPGMGIVRHVDAGYELAIQTAKEKGVTIPMMKE; encoded by the coding sequence ATGACGACGACACAAACCGTTGAGCAAATGATCCAAGCTTTTTCAGGTACCCAATTACATACAAAGGGATGGGTGCAGGAAGCGGCGCTGCGCATGCTTTTGAACAACCTCAATCCTGATGTAGCTGAGCGTACAGAGGATCTGGTCGTATACGGTGGGATTGGCAAGGCGGCACGGAACTGGGAATGCTTCGATGCGATTGTCAAAACATTGCAAACGTTAGAGAGCGATGAAACACTCCTCATCCAGTCTGGGAAGCCAGTTGCTGTATTCAAATCGCATACCGATGCGCCGCGTGTGCTGCTGGCAAACTCGAACCTGGTGCCTGCCTGGGCAAATTGGGAGCATTTCCACGAGCTAGACAAAAAGGGTTTGATGATGTACGGACAAATGACAGCGGGAAGCTGGATTTACATTGGGAGCCAGGGCATCGTACAAGGAACGTATGAGACGTTTGCAGAGCTGGCACGCCAGCATTTTGAAGGCACGTTGACCGGAACGATTACCGTCACAGCAGGCTTGGGCGGCATGGGTGGCGCGCAACCGTTGGCCGTATCGCTCAATGGCGGTGTGAGTATCAATATCGAGGTGGACCCGACCCGTATCCAACGCAGACTGGACACGAAATACCTGGATGTAATGACAGATAGTCTGGATGAAGCGATCCGTTTGGCGGAAGAAGCGAAACGCGACAAAAAGGGCATTTCCATCGGTTTGTTGGGCAATGCTCCCGAAGTGTTGAATGCCATGCTGGCTCGTGACTTTATCCCGGATGTGCTGACGGACCAGACCTCCTCGCATGATCCACTCAATGGCTACATTCCCATTGGCATGTCAATGGAGGAAGCAGCCGAACTGCGTACACGCGATCCGAAAGCGTACGAATCCCGCGCAAAAGCAAGCATCGCTGAGCATGTTCGCGCGATGCTTGCCATGCAGGAAAAGGGAGCAGTCACTTTCGACTATGGCAATAATATCAGGCAGGTGGCAAAAAACGAGGGTGTGGAGGATTCGTTCCGTTTCCCTGGCTTTGTGCCAGCTTACATTCGTCCGCAATTTTGTGAGGGCAAGGGGCCATTCCGGTGGGTAGCACTGTCCGGTGACCCTGAGGATATTTACAAGACAGACGAAGTCATTCTGCGCGAGTTTTCCTACAACACGCATCTTTGCAACTGGATTCGCATGGCGCAGGAGCGTATTCAGTTCCAGGGACTGCCTTCCCGCATTTGCTGGTTAGGCTATGGCGAGCGTGCGCGTTTTGGTCAAATCATCAATGAGATGGTGGCGCGCGGTGAGCTTTCGGCCCCTATCGTCATTGGGCGTGACCATCTGGACTCCGGTTCTGTCGCTTCGCCAAACCGCGAGACGGAAGCAATGAAGGATGGCAGCGACGCGGTTGCAGACTGGCCGATTCTCAATGCCATGATCAATGCGGTAGGTGGAGCGAGCTGGGTATCTGTTCACCACGGAGGCGGCGTTGGTATGGGCTACTCTCTCCACGCAGGAATGGTCATCGTGGCTGACGGAACACCAGAAGCAGCACGTCGTCTGGAGCGCGTCCTCACGACCGATCCAGGCATGGGCATCGTCCGACATGTCGATGCAGGGTATGAACTCGCGATTCAAACAGCCAAGGAAAAAGGCGTTACCATTCCGATGATGAAGGAGTAA
- the hutI gene encoding imidazolonepropionase has translation MTKPVWIRHASQLATLAGGSSSPVVGAQMNELSIIEDGSIWLEDGVIRRVGTDEELAFHYRDRAHEAQIIDASGKLVTPGLIDPHTHLVHAGSRQNEFNMRLNGATYMEIMNNGGGIHSTTAATRAATHEELFAQSKHRLDQFLLHGVTTVEAKSGYGLTLEDELKQLEVAKQLHEEHPIDIVSTFMGAHAVPREYKENPEAFVDVVIEEMIPEVARRKLAVFNDVFCERGVFTPEQSRRILEAGVHHGLLPKIHADEIEPYEGAELAASVGAVSADHLLRASDKGIEQMAEAGVIAVLLPGTAFFLMAESANGRKMIDRGVAVAISTDCNPGSSPTVSLPLIMNLGCLKMGMTPAEVLTAATINAAHAIRSGHEVGSLEVGKKADVTIFDVPDFMTLQYRYGINHVNTVIKNGTIVVAEGRLA, from the coding sequence ATGACAAAACCTGTATGGATTCGCCACGCCAGTCAGCTTGCCACGCTGGCTGGCGGCTCCTCTTCCCCGGTAGTAGGAGCGCAAATGAATGAGTTGTCGATCATCGAGGACGGAAGCATCTGGCTGGAAGACGGCGTTATCCGACGTGTGGGAACAGATGAAGAGCTGGCGTTTCACTATCGAGACCGTGCGCATGAGGCACAAATCATCGATGCTTCGGGCAAGCTGGTCACGCCAGGGCTGATCGATCCGCATACACATCTGGTGCACGCGGGCAGTCGGCAAAACGAGTTTAACATGCGGCTAAATGGTGCGACCTATATGGAGATTATGAACAATGGCGGCGGCATTCACTCGACCACCGCAGCAACGCGCGCAGCTACTCACGAAGAGCTGTTTGCCCAGAGCAAGCATCGTCTTGATCAATTTCTGTTGCATGGGGTCACAACCGTCGAGGCGAAAAGCGGTTACGGCCTGACTTTGGAAGATGAGCTGAAGCAGCTCGAGGTCGCCAAGCAGTTGCACGAGGAGCATCCCATCGACATCGTCAGTACCTTCATGGGTGCACATGCGGTGCCACGTGAATACAAGGAAAATCCGGAAGCGTTTGTAGATGTGGTCATCGAGGAAATGATCCCGGAGGTCGCTCGACGTAAGCTGGCTGTTTTTAACGATGTATTTTGCGAAAGAGGCGTATTCACCCCGGAGCAATCCCGCCGCATTCTCGAAGCAGGGGTCCATCATGGGCTATTGCCAAAGATTCATGCGGACGAAATCGAACCGTACGAAGGGGCAGAACTAGCAGCTTCGGTTGGAGCGGTATCTGCGGATCATTTGTTGCGTGCCTCAGACAAGGGGATTGAACAGATGGCAGAAGCGGGTGTTATCGCTGTGTTACTGCCCGGTACGGCGTTTTTCCTGATGGCAGAGTCAGCAAATGGCAGGAAAATGATTGATCGTGGCGTAGCTGTCGCGATTTCAACGGATTGCAATCCGGGCTCGTCTCCAACGGTTTCGCTCCCACTCATCATGAATCTGGGTTGCCTAAAAATGGGGATGACCCCAGCCGAGGTGCTGACAGCAGCTACCATCAATGCTGCTCACGCAATCCGTAGCGGGCATGAAGTCGGTAGCCTTGAGGTGGGGAAAAAAGCGGATGTTACGATTTTTGATGTTCCTGATTTCATGACCTTGCAATATCGGTATGGAATCAACCACGTAAACACGGTCATCAAAAA